Proteins from a genomic interval of Desulfofustis limnaeus:
- the ppk2 gene encoding polyphosphate kinase 2 — MAKDDKKKTDNGAKEKKEEPNKKIKKSDGEKEESPNGKIKLQELTALSNLDAKKEDDRTAVWVKTWHLAYEMELRKLQVELMKLQRSMKATGARVLLIFEGRDAAGKGGTIKRFIAHLNPRNTRVVALVKPNETESTQWYFQRYIAQLPSAGEMVFFDRSWYNRAMVEPVMGFCTDEQNKRFLKDVPLLEELLVKDGIKLFKFYFSVSKDVQKERFEARKQDILKQYKLSPVDNLAQKYWDQYSLRKFQMLQETNRTIAPWTIIRSDNKKLARLNCMKHVLSALEYEDKLPAEELVVDPAIVVSGIDELKHMEDNLMRPDKLFG, encoded by the coding sequence ATGGCCAAAGACGATAAGAAGAAAACGGACAACGGCGCCAAAGAGAAGAAGGAAGAACCCAACAAGAAAATAAAGAAATCGGATGGCGAGAAAGAGGAGAGCCCCAACGGCAAGATCAAGCTCCAGGAACTGACCGCCCTCAGTAACCTGGACGCCAAGAAGGAAGATGACCGGACCGCAGTCTGGGTCAAGACTTGGCATCTGGCCTACGAGATGGAGCTGCGCAAGCTCCAGGTGGAACTGATGAAACTGCAGCGTTCGATGAAGGCCACCGGGGCCCGGGTCCTGCTCATTTTCGAAGGCCGGGATGCGGCCGGCAAAGGCGGTACCATCAAGCGTTTCATCGCTCACCTCAACCCGCGCAACACGCGGGTGGTGGCCCTGGTCAAGCCCAACGAAACGGAATCGACGCAATGGTATTTCCAGCGCTACATCGCCCAGCTGCCGTCGGCCGGGGAGATGGTCTTCTTCGACCGCAGCTGGTACAACCGGGCCATGGTGGAGCCGGTCATGGGATTCTGCACCGACGAGCAGAACAAGCGGTTTCTCAAGGACGTGCCGCTCCTCGAGGAATTACTGGTCAAGGACGGCATCAAGCTGTTCAAATTTTACTTCTCGGTCTCCAAGGACGTGCAGAAAGAGCGGTTCGAGGCACGCAAGCAGGATATCTTGAAGCAGTACAAGCTGTCGCCGGTGGACAACCTGGCCCAGAAATACTGGGATCAATACTCGTTGCGCAAATTTCAGATGCTGCAGGAAACCAACCGGACCATCGCCCCATGGACGATCATCCGCTCGGACAACAAGAAGCTGGCCCGGCTCAACTGCATGAAGCACGTGCTCAGCGCGCTGGAGTATGAAGACAAACTGCCCGCCGAGGAGCTGGTGGTCGATCCGGCCATTGTCGTGTCCGGCATCGACGAGCTGAAACACATGGAGGACAACCTGATGCGGCCGGATAAATTGTTCGGGTAA
- the cls gene encoding cardiolipin synthase — MGAEEYHGVSSVLPTIILLADLTIRIGLSFRVIMRKRPHGITFAWLVIILLIPLVGALLYLLVGENRISDKRIARSQANRAHYQHWLNSLRGRAPINWHDLAESCLPLHRQAEHLIGLPAMTGNKLQLFECADATFAAIIADIEQARSTCHLEFYIWQEGGKVAEVEEALLAATRRGVICRLLVDSIGSSDFLKSSRCRDLRNAGIRIREALPAGIIKALFARIDIRNHRKMVVIDGAIAYSGSTNMVDPRYFKVDQGVGQWIDVMMRITGPVVESLAGTFISDWFLEGDDQHLQLRPIDAGATPANRTDIHQVAATGSTAVQLVPSGPGLVPEAIHSLLLTTIYSARFELVLTTPYFVPDEPLLTALKSAAQRGVQVTIILPERNDSRLVHYASRAHFQELTESGVHILLFHGGLLHAKTITVDREFALFGSVNLDMRSFWLNFETTLFIYDRQVTEHIREIQQRYEELSTRIDRDEVAQRPVIRRFKENVALLIGPLL; from the coding sequence ATGGGAGCTGAAGAATACCATGGGGTGTCGTCGGTGCTGCCGACCATCATCCTGCTCGCCGACCTGACCATCAGAATCGGTCTGTCTTTTCGCGTCATCATGCGCAAGCGACCGCACGGCATTACCTTTGCGTGGTTGGTCATCATTCTGCTCATCCCCTTGGTCGGCGCCCTTCTCTACCTGCTGGTCGGGGAGAACCGTATTTCCGACAAGCGCATCGCCCGCAGCCAAGCCAATCGCGCCCATTACCAGCACTGGTTGAACAGCCTCCGGGGGCGAGCCCCGATCAACTGGCACGACCTTGCCGAGTCCTGCCTGCCTCTGCATCGCCAGGCGGAACATCTCATCGGCCTGCCGGCCATGACCGGCAACAAGCTGCAGCTCTTCGAATGCGCCGACGCCACCTTTGCCGCCATCATCGCCGACATTGAGCAAGCCCGCTCCACCTGCCACCTGGAGTTCTACATCTGGCAGGAGGGCGGTAAGGTCGCTGAGGTGGAGGAGGCCCTGCTGGCGGCCACCCGTCGGGGCGTCATCTGTCGGCTCCTGGTGGATTCCATCGGCAGCAGCGACTTTCTCAAGAGCAGCCGTTGCCGCGACTTGCGAAACGCCGGTATCCGTATCAGAGAGGCGCTGCCGGCAGGTATCATCAAGGCCCTGTTCGCCCGAATCGACATTCGCAACCATCGCAAGATGGTGGTCATCGACGGTGCAATCGCCTACAGCGGCAGCACCAACATGGTTGACCCGAGATACTTCAAGGTGGATCAGGGCGTTGGGCAATGGATCGACGTCATGATGCGGATCACCGGTCCGGTGGTCGAAAGCCTGGCAGGGACCTTCATCAGCGACTGGTTTCTCGAAGGAGACGACCAGCATCTCCAGCTCAGACCTATCGATGCCGGTGCGACACCGGCCAACCGGACCGATATTCACCAGGTGGCCGCCACCGGCAGCACCGCGGTGCAGCTTGTCCCTTCCGGTCCCGGCCTGGTTCCCGAAGCCATTCACTCCCTGCTGCTGACCACCATTTATTCAGCCCGCTTCGAGTTGGTCCTGACAACACCCTACTTCGTACCCGACGAACCGTTGCTCACCGCCCTCAAATCGGCGGCGCAACGCGGGGTCCAGGTGACCATCATCCTGCCGGAACGAAACGATTCACGGCTGGTGCATTACGCCAGCCGGGCCCATTTTCAAGAACTGACCGAATCTGGTGTGCATATCCTCCTCTTCCACGGCGGTCTCCTGCACGCCAAGACCATCACCGTGGACCGCGAGTTTGCCCTGTTCGGCTCGGTCAACCTGGACATGCGCAGCTTCTGGCTCAACTTCGAAACGACACTGTTCATCTACGATCGCCAGGTTACCGAGCATATCCGAGAAATCCAGCAGCGCTACGAAGAGCTTTCCACCCGTATCGACCGCGATGAGGTCGCCCAGCGGCCGGTGATCAGGCGCTTCAAGGAAAACGTGGCGCTGCTGATCGGTCCTCTGCTGTAA
- a CDS encoding metallophosphoesterase family protein: MKILLVSDIHGNFPALKAVAESFDCRFDVIVNGGDTTVYAPFPNETIDWLRRYRVPSILGNTDRLVVGLLHGRTFKKPAKPDKRIMYGWTAAELSPKNRDWLCRLPESLTIACPPDTHGRPRSLGVFHGSPADPDEFLFASTPLCRFRELAGTVSHALVTIGHSHSPFHTVVDEVHFVNPGSTGRMFDGNPAAGCAVIDVLPEGIDVHLHRITYPVAEVITELERLRLPAIYQEMYRLARKLN, translated from the coding sequence ATGAAGATTCTGCTCGTCTCCGATATCCATGGCAATTTTCCCGCCCTCAAGGCGGTGGCCGAGTCCTTCGACTGCCGCTTCGACGTAATCGTAAACGGCGGCGATACCACCGTTTATGCACCTTTTCCCAACGAAACCATCGACTGGCTGCGCAGGTATCGGGTACCTTCCATCCTCGGCAACACCGATCGGCTGGTGGTCGGCCTGTTGCACGGACGAACGTTTAAAAAACCGGCAAAACCGGATAAGCGCATCATGTACGGCTGGACCGCCGCCGAGCTGAGCCCGAAAAACCGGGATTGGCTGTGCCGCCTGCCCGAATCGCTGACCATTGCCTGTCCGCCGGACACACACGGCCGGCCTCGCAGCCTCGGCGTGTTTCACGGCAGCCCGGCCGATCCCGATGAGTTTCTATTCGCGTCCACACCGCTCTGCCGTTTCCGGGAGCTAGCCGGAACGGTGTCCCACGCCCTGGTCACCATCGGCCACTCTCACAGCCCATTCCACACGGTTGTCGACGAGGTCCACTTCGTCAACCCCGGCAGCACCGGCCGCATGTTCGACGGTAATCCGGCCGCCGGCTGTGCGGTTATCGACGTGCTCCCGGAGGGTATCGACGTTCACCTGCATCGCATCACCTATCCGGTAGCCGAGGTGATCACCGAACTTGAACGGCTGCGCCTGCCCGCCATCTACCAGGAGATGTATCGGCTGGCCCGCAAACTCAATTAA